A region of the Mangifera indica cultivar Alphonso chromosome 10, CATAS_Mindica_2.1, whole genome shotgun sequence genome:
AAGATTCAGCCTCCCTTCTCAATGATAGTTCAACTCCTGTCAACCTCATTTGCTCCATTTGCAATCTGGCCACATGCCTATCAAACTTCTCCGAAggtttcttattttcaattccTTCACTAAATTCTTCTTGCAATGCCGCAATTGTCTTCTCTTGTTCACTACATGTTCTCAGCAATCGAGTAAGAGATTTTTGCAATTCCTTGCATTCCATTTCCTTATCTTTAAAATTCCTTTTAAAGCAGTCTAAATCTTCTTCTGTTGCTCTAAACTTCTTTTGCAATTCAGAAAGACTTCCTCTTAGATCCCGATTTTCCTCACTGCACTCTTGAATTCTTATATTGAGGTCCTTAAGTTGCTTCTCAGAGTGGGTTATCATGTTTCTACTCTCTGTTTCCCTTTCTTTAAAAGAAGACACTTTCCTCTGGAGGGAGACATTGTGCTCCGCAAGCTCCCTAACTCGCTCCCGAAGCCTATGCTCTTCCATTTGATATTTCTCAAGCTTCAATGACCACTCACTTGACCTTCTGTCTAACTCCTTCTCCAATTCCAACTGCAACTCATGCTTTTCTTTCCCCAGTCTTTGTGTTTGTGACTCCACATCTGCCTTAACCAACCTAAGTTCTTCCTTGGTAGAAGCCCTTTCTGCAATTCTAGACTGTAGAAGACCAGAAACCTCATATGCCAAGCTGAGCTTCTCCTCAGTTAATCTTTTAATGGTTTGAATCAATGTTGACACATCAAACCCACAATCACGAATAAAGGTTTCCTGCTCAAGTTCTTCAGAAAGTACCAGGACCCTCTCCTCAGCTTCTTTGGATCTTCTTTGTAAGTTCACATCTACATCTTCTTCTATATCAATAGTGTTAAAACCTTCACAATTATCACCAGGGAAACAATTTTGCTTCTGAAAAACTAAGAAATCATCTTTGTGATATCCATTTACAGTTTCAGAAGGTTCATCCAATGAATAACTTCCCCGAGCAACCACATCTGAGTTTGAATCAGAGCACCTACTGAAGGAACCACCATAAATTTCTTCAATAGTTATTGGAACACCATGGTCAAATTCCTTTGCATGTGATCTGGGAAGAACATGAGTTTGGGAGAGTCTCTCAACCACATTCTTTGCAAGTCTCCTAGGAGATTCATGCCCAAAACCATTCTCCACCCAATCCCTAGATGAGAAATAGAGACTAGTGTCTTTAGCATCCCTAAATGAATGAGACTTACCTTTGACATTATCTGTTGGTGAAGCAGGGGTCGCATACTGAACTCTTGGGGGGAGCCTGCAGCCACCATTTACATTACCAGAATAGTTCCTCTGTGAAGAACTGTTTGTAGGCCCACTCCTTTCCTGATGCTGTTCTCCATCAATGTAACGGTccaaaattttagttgaaaCATTACTTGAGGACAAGGAAGAGTTTCCTGATGAATCATTGTGACTTCTGGATGACCCAGAAGAACCTGGCCTCTCTGTTCCAGGTGCACTTTGAATGGGTGACACTTCAAATCGATTTTCCCAGGAATGCCTCTCAGGTGTAAGAGCCCTATACCGTCTGGCATGGACACAATGAAATACAGAGTCTCATAGACTAATTTTACAAAAAGAGGGTGAAAAAAGAGGTAGTTACATTATTTACATTCAGACTCATAAAATACAACTCTCACGAAGAAATTCtactctaaaatataattaatgaaatcacTCACCCTGATGAACGACTGGATTGCTTAGGAAAAATATCAGTAGTACTACTAGAAGGCGATCTACTCTGATCAGTTGCCCTTGAAAAATTCTTCTGTCCCATCCCATCTGCAAAAAGTGCTGTTGATGACAGCGAGCGGCTCCTTCTAAGAGCTGAACTGGCACCGCAGCACTCGCCATCAAATTGTTGCTTCCCGGATTTTGACAAAAAGCCCCTTGAGCTTCGGAAACTGGTCTCAGACTTGTCAACAGCTTGATTGTTCACCCCACTTCCCGGTGGGTTTTGGTTCTGTTTCTCGCTGTGAACTTTCTTTTCTGTTGATGGTGGGGAAACAGAGTTGTTTCCACTCCTAGAggaagatttgaaaaaaaatagctTCTTCATCTGTATATCATAAAGAGATGCAATTGCTCATGAATATTTGTGTTTCTCCCAATCTTGAAATTCAGGATATGATGAGGGCTTCACTAAACCTGAAGTTAAATTATCCAGCCAAGTTagtttaaaataagagaaaaggaAACTAACGCATACAAACATGATTGAGAACACTAAAAAGAAGTGACAGGTAAGAGCAAAgcagagaaaaataaattttattcagaAACAAGTACAAACAGCTCATCTCAAATTCATTATACTGAGCTTAAATagctaatttgaataaaaagaagCATGCAGTTATGTGATGATAATTATGAAACGAACCTGAAGACCTCCAATTAATCAAAGATGGAGTCAAGATACGAGGGTAATTAAATTTctcaaaaagaataaataagaaGGTACACATAACCAAGAAACAAGAAAAGCTGTTATCCTAGCACTTATGACTGAAAATTATGGCAAAATAACCTCATAATCATGTTTGCAATATGAAAAATACAGAACTGCCAAAAAACATCTACAGAATAGAAGCCATCTGCAAAAACAACAACCAGAGCCTGAAGAataaaaaactaagaaaatattCTCATTGACAACCAAATCCATTTatgaaaatcaatattaatttactGTCTCTCAACTGACTCAtagaaatacaaatatatatatatacacacacgctAAATATTACCAAAACCTGCCCCGCCCGTGCCCCCAGCCCAAATGCGTAGAGCTTAGCTCAACATACATCATCGTAAGAAAACTATATTCATCATTTATATTCCTCGACTTTCTTTCTcaacaaaaatgtaaattaaaaaaaaaagaatttttttgaaCAGGTAAAGATTTCAGACCTCTTAGCCTATCATGGAGAATTCAGCCTTTAACAACTAgttcaaaaaataaaccaaacgtatattaaaatattttttcaaattaaaaaactaaaccaGAGTGAAATAACAAGACGTTAGAAACATTTCTGTCAGAGCTTCTGCTCCGATCCGATCTATTCAAAGAACACGGTAAAGATTAAGTTTAAAAGAACAAGTTACCCTCAACATTTCAATCAGTTCCTTGGAATCCCTATAAACCCTTTTCTTGATTGTATCGTCAAGCCAAAcaccaaaataaacaaact
Encoded here:
- the LOC123228467 gene encoding cingulin-like, giving the protein MKKLFFFKSSSRSGNNSVSPPSTEKKVHSEKQNQNPPGSGVNNQAVDKSETSFRSSRGFLSKSGKQQFDGECCGASSALRRSRSLSSTALFADGMGQKNFSRATDQSRSPSSSTTDIFPKQSSRSSGRYRALTPERHSWENRFEVSPIQSAPGTERPGSSGSSRSHNDSSGNSSLSSSNVSTKILDRYIDGEQHQERSGPTNSSSQRNYSGNVNGGCRLPPRVQYATPASPTDNVKGKSHSFRDAKDTSLYFSSRDWVENGFGHESPRRLAKNVVERLSQTHVLPRSHAKEFDHGVPITIEEIYGGSFSRCSDSNSDVVARGSYSLDEPSETVNGYHKDDFLVFQKQNCFPGDNCEGFNTIDIEEDVDVNLQRRSKEAEERVLVLSEELEQETFIRDCGFDVSTLIQTIKRLTEEKLSLAYEVSGLLQSRIAERASTKEELRLVKADVESQTQRLGKEKHELQLELEKELDRRSSEWSLKLEKYQMEEHRLRERVRELAEHNVSLQRKVSSFKERETESRNMITHSEKQLKDLNIRIQECSEENRDLRGSLSELQKKFRATEEDLDCFKRNFKDKEMECKELQKSLTRLLRTCSEQEKTIAALQEEFSEGIENKKPSEKFDRHVARLQMEQMRLTGVELSLRREAESYRLEVNSLRNENITLLHRLKDNGQESGALTIKLDKELWMRICCLQNQGLSMLNESAELCPKLLEFIKGKSGKLQDNKQGIESIKNGLDGQFIVESDMKIQSLKRGIESLTRSLQTMSGLLHEKSNLVASKCQFLNTEADCSGKMNNQTPEENIRSELKAETLLTNLLREKLYSKELEVQQLQAELATAVRGNDILRCEAQNALDNISCMTHKLKDLENQILKKDESIGQLQSDLQDSSKELHIIKGILPKVSEERDMMWDEVKQYSEKNMQLNLEVNALRKKIESLDDDILVKEGQITILKDSLGNKHFDLLGSPDTMNEFLLN